The genomic interval GAAGACGGCAACGGAACAATAAAAGGCTCAAAACCATGGTCAGAGCCCGCGACGGGTTGGACTTTATACAATCCAATGGGGAGGTTATCAAAGCGTACGCGCCCCGCATTGTCTGTCTTCGCCTGCCAGGACTGAGCTTCTGGCTGCTGAAGGGCCTCGGAAACAGACAGTTTGGATGCAGCCAGCCAGCCTTCTTGGGTGGTCAGATCGATGTTGCTGATGCGAGCAATACGCACGGGGATCCCGGATAGTGTTCCGCTGGCAGTCGGAGAATTTTTAAATTCAATGGTCAGGCTTGCGGTACGAGTGGGATCGATGGTCGATGCTTGAACAGAATCCGCAGATACTGCGGGACGGGCGGAAGCTACCGGTGAGGAGTACAAGATCGTCATCCCCATCACGGCAGCCATGGCCAGTCGTATAAGCACTAGTTTCTTTTGTTTCAGCATCAGCTTAAGCTCTCTCGTATCTCATTATTTTT from Corynebacterium ulcerans carries:
- a CDS encoding cell surface protein; this translates as MLKQKKLVLIRLAMAAVMGMTILYSSPVASARPAVSADSVQASTIDPTRTASLTIEFKNSPTASGTLSGIPVRIARISNIDLTTQEGWLAASKLSVSEALQQPEAQSWQAKTDNAGRVRFDNLPIGLYKVQPVAGSDHGFEPFIVPLPSSAQTGEWNYDLVVHPKPKHKEDNDPTKPWWDSTLPPLPPKTPQPPQPATSAPSVPNPQPDKPDKKNPTNSPLARTGASVIGVVLLGVLLAALGFGAVMWNKKNNRGDDE